The following are encoded together in the Hoplias malabaricus isolate fHopMal1 chromosome 3, fHopMal1.hap1, whole genome shotgun sequence genome:
- the rab22a gene encoding ras-related protein Rab-22A, with amino-acid sequence MSLRELKVCLLGDTGVGKSSIVCRFVEDSFDPNINPTIGASFMTKTVQYQNELHKFLIWDTAGQERFRALAPMYYRGSAAAIIVYDITKEESFQTLKNWVKELRQHGPPNIVVAIAGNKCDLSDAREVSEKDAKDYADSIHAIFVETSAKNAININEIFTEISQRIPVLDTSNNSGVRGFKLRREPSDTTRERACC; translated from the exons ATGTCGCTCAGAGAGTTGAAAGTCTGTCTGCTCGGG GACACTGGAGTTGGAAAATCAAGTATTGTGTGCAGATTCGTGGAGGACAGCTTTGATCCCAATATTAATCCTACCATTGG AGCATCATTTATGACAAAGACAGTGCAATACCAAAATGAGCTCCATAAATTTCTCATCTGGGACACAGCAGGACAAGAGAGG TTCCGTGCTCTTGCCCCTATGTACTACAGAGGCTCAGCAGCAGCCATCATTGTGTATGACATCACTAAAGAG gaaTCCTTCCAGACTCTAAAAAACTGGGTAAAGGAGCTTCGCCAGCATGGACCTCCCAACATAGTGGTGGCTATCGCtggaaacaaatgtgatctctctGATGCCAG AGAGGTATCAGAGAAAGATGCCAAGGACTATGCTGATTCAATCCATGCTATTTTTGTTGAAACTAGTGCCAAGAACGCTATTAACATTAATGAAATCTTCACTGAGATAA gtCAAAGGATTCCGGTTTTAGACACAAGTAACAACTCAGGAGTTCGAGGCTTCAAGCTGCGTCGTGAACCCTCTGACACAACTAGAGAACGAGCCTGCTGCTGA